One segment of Macadamia integrifolia cultivar HAES 741 unplaced genomic scaffold, SCU_Mint_v3 scaffold808, whole genome shotgun sequence DNA contains the following:
- the LOC122070019 gene encoding receptor-like protein kinase THESEUS 1: MKMKTAGWLPLLLSVLVLFSLQGSFATFVPADNYLIACGSPQNVTFQGRTFVPDSVQFSFELKGQRDSVASISSSSVPSPIYQSARVFKAPASYTFKIQKEGRHWVRLYFYPLPDSGQNLASAPITVVTDDFVLLNNFTFKSYDGSYMFKEYAVNVTSDTLTLSFIPLNNSVTFVNAIEVVSIPDALIPDQALVLYPSSPLNGLSDLALETVFRLNMGGPLLTPQNDTLGRIWDNDRKYLHVNSSAVNVSVNPATISYPMSVTPEIAPNWVYATAETMGYANVPIGNFNVTWVFPVDPNFMYFIRLHFCDIVSKSLNELVFNAYINSDIALPSLDLSTLTGKLATPYYKDFISNTSTNDSDITVSVGPDTMADITDAILNGLEIMKISNDARSLDGSTSVEGLLPKSSSKKREIEIIVGSVLATLAALGLILICYCCLVARRSKTPHQGHPWLPLPLYGNSQTMTKASTTSQKSGTASCISLASSNLGRFFMFQEIMDATNKFDESLLLGVGGFGKVYKGTFEDGTAVAVKRGNPRSEQGLAEFRTEIEMLSKLRHRHLVSLIGYCDERSEMILVYEYMANGPLRSHLYGTDLPSLSWKQRLEICIGAARGLHYLHTGAAQSIIHRDVKTTNILLDENFVAKVADFGLSKTGPALDQTHVSTAVKGSFGYLDPEYFRRQQLTEKSDVYSFGVVLMEVLCSRPALNPVLPREQVNIAEWAMSWQKKGMLEQIMDPTLVGKVNSASLKKFGETAEKCLAEHGVDRPSMGDVLWNLEYALQLEETSSALTEPEDNSTNHIPGIPMTPLDPFDHSVSMIDGVNSCTDDDAEDAATSAVFSQLVNPRGR, encoded by the coding sequence atgaagatgaagacGGCGGGGTGGCTGCCTCTGCTTCTCTCTGTTCTTGTTTTGTTTAGCCTCCAAGGCTCCTTTGCTACATTTGTTCCTGCTGATAACTACTTGATTGCTTGTGGCTCTCCACAAAATGTCACCTTCCAAGGTCGGACTTTTGTTCCAGATTCAGTGCAgttttcttttgaattgaagGGTCAGAGAGATAGTGTGGCTTCTATATCCAGTTCTAGTGTGCCATCTCCAATCTACCAATCTGCCCGAGTTTTCAAAGCTCCAGCTTCCTACACATTTAAAATCCAGAAAGAGGGTCGCCACTGGGTACGTCTCTATTTCTATCCTCTTCCTGATTCTGGCCAGAACCTAGCATCTGCTCCAATAACAGTAGTCACAGATGATTTTGTGCTTTTGAATAACTTCACCTTCAAGAGTTATGATGGTTCCTATATGTTTAAGGAGTATGCAGTCAATGTCACCTCTGATACTTTGACCCTATCCTTTATCCCATTGAACAACTCTGTCACATTTGTCAatgcaattgaagttgtttCCATCCCTGATGCCTTGATTCCCGACCAGGCACTTGTTTTATACCCCTCTTCTCCTTTAAATGGCCTCTCTGATCTTGCTCTTGAGACTGTTTTCCGGTTGAACATGGGAGGTCCTTTGCTCACTCCTCAGAATGACACCCTTGGCAGAATTTGGGATAATGACAGGAAGTACCTCCATGTGAACAGCTCTGCTGTGAATGTATCGGTTAACCCAGCAACCATATCATATCCCATGTCTGTCACGCCTGAAATCGCCCCAAATTGGGTTTATGCCACTGCAGAAACCATGGGATATGCAAATGTCCCCATTGGGAACTTCAATGTGACTTGGGTCTTCCCTGTGGATCCGAATTTCATGTATTTCATCCGGCTACACTTTTGTGACATTGTGAGCAAGTCTCTGAACGAACTCGTGTTCAATGCTTATATCAACTCTGATATTGCCCTGCCGAGCCTAGATCTCTCAACACTAACTGGCAAGTTGGCTACACCTTATTACAAAGATTTCATCTCCAACACCTCAACCAACGACTCTGATATAACTGTTAGTGTTGGCCCAGACACAATGGCAGACATAACTGATGCAATTTTGAACGGATTAGAGATAATGAAGATCAGCAACGATGCTAGAAGCTTGGATGGATCGACTTCCGTTGAGGGTCTTTTGCCCAAATCATCCtcgaaaaagagagagatagaaattATAGTTGGATCAGTACTGGCAACTTTGGCTGCCTTGGGCTTGATACTTATATGTTATTGCTGCTTGGTAGCCCGAAGGTCAAAGACCCCTCACCAAGGGCATCCTTGGCTCCCATTACCCCTATACGGGAACTCTCAAACCATGACCAAGGCCTCCACAACCTCTCAGAAGAGTGGAACAGCAAGCTGCATATCATTGGCTTCCTCAAACCTTGGTCGCTTCTTCATGTTCCAAGAGATCATGGATGCAACCAATAAGTTTGATGAGAGCTTGCTTCTCGGGGTGGGTGGTTTTGGGAAGGTCTACAAAGGGACATTTGAAGATGGGACTGCAGTGGCTGTCAAGAGAGGGAACCCAAGATCTGAGCAAGGTCTTGCCGAGTTCCGGACTGAAATTGAGATGTTATCCAAGCTCCGTCATCGCCACCTTGTCTCTCTGATTGGCTACTGTGATGAACGGTCAGAGATGATACTGGTCTATGAGTACATGGCAAATGGACCCTTACGAAGCCATCTATATGGGACGGACCTCCCATCTCTTTCATGGAAGCAAAGGCTTGAGATTTGCATTGGAGCTGCCAGGGGGCTGCATTATCTGCATACTGGTGCAGCTCAAAGCATAATTCATCGAGATGTGAAGACCACAAACATTTTATTGGATGAAAATTTTGTAGCCAAAGTTGCTGATTTTGGCCTCTCAAAGACAGGTCCGGCTCTGGATCAGACCCATGTGAGCACTGCTGTCAAAGGTAGTTTTGGATATCTTGACCCCGAGTACTTCAGAAGGCAACAGCTTACCGAGAAGTCGGATGTGTACTCATTTGGAGTGGTTTTGATGGAAGTCCTCTGCAGTAGACCTGCTCTCAACCCTGTGCTTCCCAGAGAACAGGTTAACATAGCAGAGTGGGCAATGAGTTGGCAGAAGAAAGGCATGTTGGAACAGATCATGGATCCAACTTTGGTAGGGAAGGTGAATTCAGCATCGCTCAAGAAGTTTGGTGAGACAGCTGAGAAGTGTTTGGCAGAACATGGGGTTGACAGGCCCTCAATGGGAGATGTCTTGTGGAATCTTGAGTATGCTCTCCAGCTGGAGGAAACCTCATCAGCACTCACTGAACCAGAAGATAACAGCACAAATCACATCCCTGGTATTCCAATGACACCACTTGATCCGTTTGATCACAGTGTAAGTATGATTGATGGGGTGAACTCATGTACTGATGATGATGCGGAAGATGCTGCCACCAGTGCAGTCTTCTCTCAACTAGTAAACCCTAGGGGAAGATGA
- the LOC122070024 gene encoding mitogen-activated protein kinase kinase kinase 20-like, with the protein MEQQGQGGGMWMRGETIGRGSFGTVSLATAKQKANKRRNHLPPLMAVKWAEVSRSGTLQKEREILTRFEGCPHIVRCYGDEITTENGELTYNVLLEYASGGTLASRIKNSSGGLPEVDVRRYTRSILQGLNYIHDRGYVHCDIKPQNIVLVLCSSSSSSDEYVAKIADFGSAKNTMIEQRKRKKERRCLGLRGTPLYMSPESVSRKEQEAPSDIWALGCVVAEMISGKPAWNCKSDMDVDELLSLIGSSRELPETPSEMSKEGKDFLKRCFVRTSNFRWTADMLLHHSFLSENVRVQTTPELSNDAKVQLAGSYVEESALGGQKRRRINGSDDPSIGEDSLKPSIKAFKCYKRLRRLATAT; encoded by the coding sequence ATGGAGCAACAGGGTCAAGGAGGAGGAATGTGGATGAGAGGAGAGACAATTGGTCGAGGGAGCTTCGGTACTGTTTCTTTGGCTACAGCAAAGCAGAAAGCCAACAAGCGTCGGAACCATCTCCCACCATTAATGGCTGTGAAATGGGCTGAAGTCTCTCGCTCCGGAACGCTTCAGAAGGAGAGGGAAATACTTACCAGGTTCGAAGGATGCCCTCACATTGTTCGCTGCTACGGCGACGAAATCACTACGGAGAATGGTGAGCTAACTTACAATGTCTTACTGGAATATGCCTCTGGAGGTACCCTAGCTTCTCGGATTAAGAACTCCAGTGGAGGATTGCCTGAAGTCGATGTTAGGCGTTACACCCGCTCGATTCTTCAGGGTCTTAACTACATTCATGATCGTGGTTATGTTCATTGCGATATCAAGCCCCAGAATATTGTGCTCGTTCTttgctcctcttcttcttcttcagatgaATATGTGGCGAAGATTGCTGATTTTGGTTCCGCCAAGAATACCATGATAGaacagaggaagaggaagaaagagcgTCGTTGTTTGGGTTTGAGAGGAACCCCTCTTTATATGTCGCCGGAATCTGTTTCGCGCAAGGAACAGGAAGCTCCCTCTGATATATGGGCTCTTGGGTGCGTTGTGGCTGAGATGATTAGTGGGAAACCTGCTTGGAATTGCAAGTCTGACATGGATGTTGATGAGCTTCTTTCTCTGATCGGCTCCAGCAGGGAATTGCCTGAGACCCCGAGTGAGATGTccaaagaagggaaggatttcttGAAGAGGTGTTTTGTGAggactagcaatttcagatggACTGCTGACATGCTTTTGCATCATTCATTTTTATCAGAGAATGTTCGAGTTCAAACTACTCCAGAGTTGTCCAATGATGCAAAGGTTCAATTAGCTGGGAGTTATGTCGAAGAATCTGCACTGGGAGGTCAAAAGAGGAGGAGGATCAACGGCTCTGATGATCCTTCTATTGGTGAGGACAGTTTGAAGCCAAGTATCAAAGCCTTCAAATGCTACAAGAGGCTTAGAAGACTTGCCACAGCTACTTGA
- the LOC122070014 gene encoding mitogen-activated protein kinase kinase kinase 20-like encodes MERQSQGGMWMRGKTIGRGSLSTVSLATAKQKSNKRRSHLPPLMAVKWAEVSRSGTLQKEREILTRFEGCPHILRCYGDEITTENGELTYNVLLEYASGGTLASRIKNSGGGLPEADVRRYTCSILQGLNYIHDRGYVHCDIKPQNIVLVLCSSSSSDDYVVKIADFGSAKNTMIEQRKRRKESRCLNLRGTPLYMSPECVLRKEQEAPSDIWALGCVVAEMFSGKPAWNCKSDINIDELLSRIGSSRELPDTPSEMSKEGKDFLKRCFVRTSNFRWTAAMLLHHPFVSENVGLQTAPELSNDAKVHLAGSYVEESALGGQKRRINGSDDPSIGEDSLKPSIKAFNCYKRLRRCATAT; translated from the coding sequence ATGGAGCGACAGAGTCAAGGAGGAATGTGGATGAGAGGCAAAACCATTGGTCGAGGGAGCTTAAGCACTGTTTCTTTGGCCACAGCTAAGCAAAAATCCAACAAGCGTCGGAGCCATCTTCCACCATTAATGGCTGTGAAATGGGCTGAAGTCTCTCGCTCCGGAACGCTTCAGAAGGAGAGGGAAATACTTACCAGGTTTGAAGGATGCCCTCACATTCTTCGCTGCTATGGCGACGAGATCACTACGGAGAATGGTGAGCTAACTTACAATGTCTTACTGGAATATGCCTCTGGAGGTACCCTAGCTTCTCGGATTAAGAACTCCGGTGGAGGATTGCCTGAAGCCGATGTTAGGCGTTACACCTGCTCGATTCTTCAGGGTCTTAACTACATTCATGATCGTGGTTACGTTCATTGTGATATCAAGCCCCAGAATATTGTGCTCGTGCTttgctcctcttcttcttcagatgACTATGTCGTGAAGATTGCTGATTTTGGTTCCGCCAAGAATACCATGATAGAacagaggaagaggagaaaagagagccGCTGCTTGAATTTGAGAGGAACCCCTCTTTATATGTCACCGGAATGTGTTTTGCGCAAGGAGCAGGAAGCCCCCTCTGATATATGGGCTCTTGGGTGCGTTGTGGCTGAGATGTTTAGTGGGAAACCTGCCTGGAATTGCAAGTCTGACATAAATATTGATGAGCTACTTTCTCGGATTGGCTCCAGCAGGGAATTGCCCGATACCCCAAGTGAGATGTCCAAAGAAGGAAAGGATTTCTTGAAGAGGTGTTTTGTGAggactagcaatttcagatggACTGCTGCCATGCTTTTGCATCATCCATTCGTATCAGAGAATGTTGGACTTCAAACTGCTCCAGAGTTGTCCAACGATGCAAAGGTTCATTTAGCTGGGAGTTATGTCGAAGAATCTGCACTGGGAGGTCAAAAGAGGAGGATCAACGGCTCTGATGATCCTTCTATTGGTGAGGACAGTTTGAAGCCAAGTATCAAAGCCTTCAATTGCTACAAGAGGCTTAGAAGATGTGCCACAGCTACTTAA